A genomic stretch from Prochlorococcus marinus str. MIT 9312 includes:
- the ribD gene encoding bifunctional diaminohydroxyphosphoribosylaminopyrimidine deaminase/5-amino-6-(5-phosphoribosylamino)uracil reductase RibD yields MSEKNVSHIKWMKRAIFLASLGKGKTSPNPLVGAVILDKNGNLISEGFHYKAGEPHAEVMAFNNLKKEVKDGYMYVNLEPCCHHGKTPPCVDKVISSGIKKIYISIQDPDKRVSGKGIKLLKQAGIKVHLGLCKKESLELNKAFIYRTITEKSFGVLKWAMSIDGRIGLKNGKSKWITNKDSRSLVHSFRTEFDAIIIGGNTLRQDNPLLTTRGLKNPEPLRVVFTKTLDLPPKSNLWDCDEAKTLVIYDSSTANEKFLTNIPQCVEVEKVSSDNPELISKLLAKRGCNKVLWECGPKLATSAVKSDCINEIISFIAPKILGGQTNMNPLGDFQFEEMHEIIKLSDSQVSLIGNDICVKSELKI; encoded by the coding sequence ATGTCTGAAAAAAATGTAAGCCATATAAAATGGATGAAGAGAGCTATTTTTTTAGCTTCATTAGGTAAAGGTAAAACTAGCCCAAATCCTTTGGTGGGAGCAGTAATACTAGATAAAAATGGAAATCTTATTTCTGAAGGTTTTCATTACAAGGCTGGGGAACCTCATGCTGAGGTAATGGCTTTTAATAATTTAAAAAAAGAGGTTAAAGATGGTTATATGTATGTGAATCTCGAACCTTGCTGCCACCATGGTAAAACACCTCCATGTGTTGATAAAGTGATATCGTCTGGGATTAAAAAAATATATATCTCTATTCAAGATCCTGATAAAAGAGTATCTGGTAAAGGTATTAAATTGCTCAAACAAGCTGGAATTAAAGTTCACTTAGGATTATGTAAAAAAGAATCTTTAGAATTAAATAAGGCTTTTATTTACAGGACCATAACTGAGAAATCATTTGGAGTTCTTAAATGGGCAATGAGTATTGATGGACGGATAGGTTTAAAAAATGGTAAAAGTAAATGGATTACTAATAAAGATTCAAGATCATTAGTGCATTCTTTTAGAACTGAATTTGATGCAATAATTATTGGTGGAAACACATTAAGACAGGATAATCCACTATTGACTACTAGAGGTTTGAAAAATCCTGAACCATTGCGAGTTGTTTTCACAAAAACCTTAGATTTACCTCCAAAATCTAATCTTTGGGATTGTGATGAGGCAAAAACTTTAGTTATTTATGATTCTTCAACGGCCAATGAAAAATTTCTTACCAACATTCCACAATGTGTGGAAGTTGAAAAGGTATCATCAGATAATCCAGAGTTAATTTCAAAATTATTAGCTAAAAGAGGATGTAACAAAGTTTTGTGGGAATGTGGCCCAAAATTGGCGACTTCGGCTGTTAAGTCAGATTGCATTAATGAAATAATATCTTTTATTGCACCAAAAATTTTAGGAGGCCAAACTAATATGAACCCCCTTGGAGATTTTCAATTTGAAGAAATGCATGAGATTATAAAATTAAGTGATTCTCAGGTTAGTTTGATTGGTAATGATATATGCGTAAAGAGTGAATTAAAAATTTAG
- a CDS encoding DUF3122 domain-containing protein, whose translation MRKITKSNNNIFLKGILILMIFLSFIFNPLKVYAEIAETEINGELINASSEFLRDLDFETWQLVAYKSPLFEDKLILRVIGYPGTLRIDHPTVLRVESGRKSWLMNDKTLLNLELANDVRQAAAEFDLDELIQNIDKNRPLRLSLSGVFSELPVPPFLVKEWRSLS comes from the coding sequence ATGAGGAAAATTACAAAATCAAATAATAATATTTTTTTAAAAGGGATATTAATATTGATGATATTTCTGTCTTTTATTTTTAACCCATTAAAAGTTTATGCAGAAATTGCAGAAACGGAAATTAATGGTGAACTGATAAATGCGAGTAGTGAGTTTTTAAGGGATTTGGACTTTGAAACTTGGCAGTTAGTAGCTTATAAATCTCCTCTTTTTGAAGACAAATTAATTCTAAGGGTTATAGGATATCCTGGAACTTTAAGGATCGACCACCCCACTGTATTAAGGGTTGAATCTGGAAGAAAAAGCTGGTTAATGAATGACAAAACATTACTTAACTTAGAATTAGCAAATGATGTTAGACAAGCAGCTGCAGAATTTGATCTTGATGAGCTTATTCAAAATATTGATAAAAATAGACCATTGAGATTATCTTTATCAGGTGTTTTTTCAGAGTTACCTGTTCCTCCTTTTTTGGTTAAAGAATGGAGATCACTAAGTTGA
- a CDS encoding bifunctional cobalt-precorrin-7 (C(5))-methyltransferase/cobalt-precorrin-6B (C(15))-methyltransferase, translating to MTEINRKIYIVGINSFKFEDLPFKLQNLFNETVNIAVPNSYLEKIKSWSENDLKQKKLFYASKSNNELINWLRSQKNDVILISRGDPLWFGIGRILLENFSKDELNFYPSNTCIQLAFSKLKIPWQDTINVSIHGRDSTKLVEALKTKPSSLAIITDSNNKSLEIIQKNLSELNLIDFYDFWLCEEIGFDNENIRKLNLKESLPSDISSLNIAVLTKARKIFSNNDLPLFGISDIIFKTFEDRPNLLTKREVRIQILADLELPKKGVIWDIGAGCGSIGLEALKLRPNLDLFCIDKRIGSKGLILENSKRLGVKPKSIFEEDINNTFNKINFISFEKPNRLVIGGCDKKTKLQIINKLGQDMSSGDIILIPIIDIQTIEELKEELENKNFNTNLNLIQTYKSLSIAEGMRLEPNNPVFLLKGKK from the coding sequence ATGACTGAAATAAATAGAAAAATTTATATTGTAGGGATTAATTCTTTTAAATTTGAAGATTTACCTTTTAAATTACAAAATCTATTTAATGAGACAGTAAATATTGCAGTGCCTAATTCATATCTTGAAAAAATTAAATCATGGAGCGAAAACGATTTAAAACAAAAAAAATTATTTTATGCAAGCAAAAGTAATAACGAACTCATTAACTGGCTTCGGTCTCAAAAAAATGATGTTATTTTAATTTCAAGAGGCGATCCTCTTTGGTTTGGAATTGGAAGAATACTCCTAGAAAATTTTTCAAAAGATGAATTAAATTTCTACCCTTCAAATACTTGTATTCAATTAGCATTTAGTAAGTTAAAAATTCCTTGGCAGGATACTATTAATGTAAGTATTCATGGGAGAGATTCCACTAAGTTAGTTGAGGCACTTAAAACCAAGCCTTCAAGTTTGGCTATTATTACAGATTCAAACAACAAAAGTTTAGAAATTATCCAAAAAAACTTATCAGAATTAAATCTGATTGACTTTTATGATTTTTGGCTTTGTGAAGAAATAGGTTTCGACAATGAAAATATAAGAAAATTAAATCTTAAAGAGTCATTGCCCTCCGATATCTCGAGTTTGAACATTGCTGTTCTAACAAAAGCAAGGAAAATTTTTTCGAATAATGATTTACCTCTTTTCGGAATCAGTGACATTATTTTTAAAACTTTTGAAGACAGACCAAATTTATTAACTAAAAGGGAGGTTCGTATTCAAATCTTAGCTGATTTAGAACTCCCAAAAAAAGGTGTAATTTGGGATATAGGAGCAGGTTGTGGATCAATTGGTTTAGAGGCATTAAAACTAAGGCCTAATTTAGATTTATTTTGTATCGATAAAAGAATTGGCTCAAAAGGCTTAATATTAGAAAACTCAAAAAGGCTGGGAGTTAAACCAAAATCTATTTTTGAGGAAGACATAAATAATACCTTCAACAAGATAAATTTTATTTCTTTTGAAAAACCTAATAGATTAGTAATTGGAGGATGCGATAAAAAGACTAAACTTCAAATCATTAATAAACTGGGCCAAGATATGAGTAGTGGAGATATTATCTTAATCCCAATAATAGATATTCAAACTATAGAAGAATTAAAAGAGGAATTAGAAAATAAAAATTTTAATACAAATTTAAATTTAATACAGACTTACAAAAGTTTAAGTATCGCAGAAGGAATGAGATTAGAACCAAATAATCCTGTATTTTTATTAAAAGGGAAAAAATAA
- a CDS encoding NAD(+) kinase, with protein sequence MVLKAGLIVNDGKELAVQTASSVQEKLEKSNYEVIRVSSSGGMVGFANPDQHVRPLGYTNCVPEGFDSSMEFAIVLGGDGTVLSAARQTAPAKIPILTINTGHLGFLAEAYLSNLNEAIDKIITGNWDIEERTCFIVSVMRNDQRRWESLCLNEMALHREPLTSMCHFEISIGRHAPVDISADGVILSTPTGSTAYSLSAGGPVITPDCPVVQLTPIAPHSLASRALVFNDSEPVTVFPATPERLVMVVDGNAGCYVWPEDRVLIRKSKHSVKFIRLEDHEFFQVLRNKLGWGLPHVAKPNK encoded by the coding sequence TTGGTACTTAAAGCAGGACTAATAGTTAATGATGGGAAAGAACTAGCCGTTCAAACCGCAAGTTCTGTTCAGGAAAAATTGGAAAAATCCAATTATGAGGTCATAAGGGTTAGTAGCTCTGGTGGAATGGTTGGATTTGCCAATCCTGATCAACATGTTCGTCCATTGGGATATACCAATTGTGTTCCCGAGGGGTTTGATTCCTCAATGGAATTTGCAATTGTTCTTGGCGGAGATGGAACTGTGCTTTCTGCTGCAAGGCAAACGGCACCTGCAAAAATTCCAATCCTTACAATAAATACTGGTCATTTAGGATTTCTTGCGGAAGCTTATTTATCCAACCTAAATGAAGCTATAGATAAAATTATTACTGGGAATTGGGATATTGAAGAAAGAACTTGTTTTATCGTTAGTGTAATGAGGAATGATCAGAGGAGGTGGGAGTCTCTCTGCCTTAATGAGATGGCCCTTCATAGAGAACCTCTTACAAGTATGTGTCATTTTGAGATCTCTATAGGAAGACATGCCCCTGTGGATATTTCGGCTGATGGTGTAATCTTATCTACTCCAACTGGATCTACTGCATATTCTCTTAGTGCTGGAGGACCAGTTATTACTCCTGATTGTCCAGTTGTTCAATTAACTCCAATTGCGCCGCATTCATTGGCATCAAGGGCACTAGTTTTTAATGATTCAGAGCCAGTAACTGTTTTCCCTGCAACTCCTGAAAGATTAGTAATGGTTGTGGATGGAAATGCTGGTTGTTACGTTTGGCCTGAAGATAGAGTTTTGATAAGAAAAAGTAAACACTCAGTTAAGTTTATTAGACTTGAAGATCATGAATTTTTTCAAGTATTAAGAAATAAACTAGGTTGGGGATTACCCCATGTGGCTAAACCAAACAAATAA
- the pheS gene encoding phenylalanine--tRNA ligase subunit alpha, translating to MRQIESLSQIEEKLNNLSLTAKNNIDNASTHEELDKLRVSLLGKKGDLSIILKIMGQLSAAERPIVGQKANFIKINLQDLLNKRKNQLNNEALDQQIKNEKIDVTIPSIGTPPGSKHPLISTQDEIIDIFCGLGYTVESGPEIESDFYNFESLNIPKNHPARDMQDTFYLDENRLLRTHTSPVQIRYLEKNPPPVRIIAPGRVYRRDAVDATHSPVFNQVEVLCIDQDINFSHLRGTVLTFLKTFFGDIPVRFRASYFPFTEPSAEVDVQWKGKWLEVMGCGMVDPKVLEKLGIDSEKWTGFAAGLGVERFCMVRHQIDDIRKFYTNDLRFLEQF from the coding sequence GTGCGTCAAATTGAATCATTAAGTCAAATTGAGGAAAAACTAAATAATCTTTCTCTAACAGCAAAAAATAATATAGATAATGCTTCTACTCATGAAGAACTGGATAAATTAAGAGTTTCCTTACTAGGAAAAAAAGGTGATTTGTCAATAATTCTGAAAATAATGGGTCAATTATCTGCTGCCGAAAGACCAATTGTTGGCCAAAAAGCAAATTTTATAAAGATAAATTTGCAAGATTTACTTAATAAAAGAAAAAATCAATTAAATAATGAAGCCTTAGATCAGCAGATCAAAAATGAAAAAATTGATGTAACTATTCCTTCAATTGGAACACCTCCTGGAAGCAAGCATCCCTTAATTTCAACTCAAGATGAGATCATAGATATTTTTTGTGGTTTAGGTTATACCGTTGAAAGTGGTCCTGAAATAGAAAGTGATTTTTATAATTTTGAGTCTCTAAATATACCCAAAAATCATCCTGCAAGAGATATGCAAGATACTTTCTATTTAGATGAAAATCGACTTTTGAGGACCCATACTTCTCCCGTTCAGATAAGGTACTTAGAAAAAAATCCTCCTCCAGTAAGAATTATTGCTCCTGGGAGAGTTTATAGGAGAGATGCTGTAGATGCTACCCACTCTCCAGTATTTAATCAGGTTGAGGTTTTATGCATAGATCAAGATATAAATTTTAGCCACCTAAGAGGGACAGTTCTTACTTTTTTAAAGACTTTTTTTGGAGATATTCCTGTAAGATTTAGAGCTAGTTATTTCCCATTCACTGAACCCTCGGCCGAAGTGGACGTTCAATGGAAAGGTAAATGGTTAGAAGTAATGGGCTGCGGAATGGTAGATCCCAAGGTTTTGGAGAAATTAGGAATAGATTCTGAAAAATGGACTGGATTTGCAGCTGGATTAGGCGTTGAAAGATTTTGTATGGTAAGACATCAGATTGACGATATTAGAAAATTTTATACAAATGATCTTAGATTCTTAGAACAGTTTTAA
- the surE gene encoding 5'/3'-nucleotidase SurE — protein sequence MESLNILISNDDGVFAEGLRALAKSAQKRGHKVTVVCPDQERSATGHGLTLQSPLRVERADELFERGIKAWGCSGTPADCVKLALSELLDNKPDLVLSGINHGPNLGTDIFCSGTVAAAMEGTLENVPSMAISVASFKWKNFEFAGEMAINIAEQAIKDSWPPSLLLNLNIPPCEKNKIKELSWTRLSIRKYKNQFSKREDPRGDDYYWLAGEVVLDLKSKGYGPKNWPSDVSQIQENKISLTPVEPDLFWRGGLELLPKINNSFVNPS from the coding sequence ATGGAATCGTTAAATATATTAATTAGTAATGATGATGGTGTTTTTGCAGAGGGATTAAGAGCTTTAGCCAAATCAGCACAGAAGAGAGGTCATAAGGTAACAGTAGTATGTCCTGACCAAGAAAGATCAGCTACTGGTCATGGTCTTACTTTGCAATCTCCACTAAGAGTGGAAAGGGCAGACGAATTATTTGAGAGAGGGATCAAAGCTTGGGGATGTTCGGGCACGCCTGCTGATTGCGTCAAATTAGCATTATCTGAGCTCTTGGATAATAAACCTGATCTAGTTCTATCTGGAATAAATCACGGGCCAAATTTAGGGACAGATATTTTTTGTTCAGGCACTGTTGCAGCAGCCATGGAGGGAACTTTAGAAAATGTTCCCTCCATGGCAATAAGTGTTGCGAGTTTTAAATGGAAGAATTTTGAATTTGCTGGAGAAATGGCAATAAATATTGCAGAACAAGCAATTAAGGATAGTTGGCCACCTTCACTTCTACTAAATTTGAATATTCCTCCCTGCGAGAAAAATAAAATAAAAGAATTATCCTGGACAAGATTATCAATCAGAAAATATAAAAATCAATTTTCTAAACGGGAAGACCCAAGGGGTGATGATTATTATTGGTTAGCAGGTGAGGTAGTTTTAGATCTTAAATCAAAAGGTTACGGTCCAAAAAATTGGCCCAGTGATGTATCTCAAATACAAGAAAATAAAATATCGCTTACACCCGTTGAACCAGATTTATTTTGGAGAGGTGGTTTGGAGTTATTGCCTAAGATAAATAATTCATTTGTAAATCCTTCTTAA